In one Streptomyces sp. NBC_00597 genomic region, the following are encoded:
- a CDS encoding argininosuccinate synthase, with product MTERVVLAYSGGLDTSVAIGWIAEETGAEVIAVAVDVGQGGEDLDVIRERALACGAVEAEVADARDEFADEYCLPAIKANALYMDRYPLVSALSRPAIVKHLVAAARKHGATTVAHGCTGKGNDQVRFEAGIAALGPDLTCIAPVRDYAMTRDKAIAFCEEKGLPIATTRKSPYSIDQNVFGRAVETGFLEDIWNAPIEDVYEYTADPAEPRGADEVVISFKEGVPVAIDGGPVTVLQAIQQLNERAGAQGVGRIDMVEDRLVGIKSREVYEAPGAIALITAHQELENVTVERELARYKRQVEQRWGELVYDGLWFSPLKRALDGFLDEANQHVTGDIRMTLHGGRAVVTGRRSEQSLYDFNLATYDSGDTFDQSKAQGFIEIFGLSSKIAARRDLA from the coding sequence GTGACCGAGCGCGTCGTACTCGCCTACTCGGGCGGACTGGACACCTCCGTCGCCATCGGCTGGATCGCCGAGGAGACGGGCGCCGAGGTCATCGCCGTTGCCGTGGACGTCGGCCAGGGCGGCGAGGACCTGGACGTCATCCGCGAGCGCGCGCTCGCCTGCGGCGCCGTCGAGGCCGAGGTCGCGGACGCCAGGGACGAGTTCGCCGACGAGTACTGCCTCCCGGCGATCAAGGCGAACGCCCTCTACATGGACCGCTACCCGCTGGTCTCCGCCCTCTCCCGACCGGCCATCGTCAAGCACCTGGTCGCCGCCGCCCGCAAGCACGGCGCCACGACCGTCGCCCACGGCTGCACCGGCAAGGGCAACGACCAGGTCCGCTTCGAAGCCGGCATAGCCGCCCTCGGCCCCGACCTGACGTGCATCGCCCCGGTGCGCGACTACGCGATGACCCGGGACAAGGCGATCGCCTTCTGCGAGGAGAAGGGCCTCCCGATCGCGACCACCAGGAAGTCCCCGTACTCCATCGACCAGAACGTCTTCGGGCGCGCCGTCGAGACGGGCTTCCTGGAGGACATCTGGAACGCGCCGATCGAGGACGTCTACGAGTACACCGCCGATCCTGCGGAGCCCCGCGGCGCCGACGAGGTCGTCATCTCCTTCAAGGAGGGCGTCCCGGTCGCGATCGACGGCGGGCCCGTCACCGTGCTCCAGGCGATCCAGCAGCTCAACGAGCGGGCGGGCGCCCAGGGCGTCGGTCGGATCGACATGGTCGAGGACCGTCTCGTCGGCATCAAGTCCCGCGAGGTGTACGAGGCCCCCGGCGCGATCGCACTGATCACCGCGCACCAGGAGCTGGAGAACGTCACCGTCGAGCGCGAGCTGGCCCGTTACAAGCGGCAGGTCGAGCAGCGCTGGGGCGAACTGGTCTACGACGGCCTGTGGTTCTCCCCGCTCAAGCGGGCCCTGGACGGCTTCCTCGACGAGGCGAACCAGCACGTCACGGGCGACATCCGAATGACCCTGCACGGCGGCCGCGCCGTGGTCACCGGCCGCAGGTCGGAGCAGTCGCTGTACGACTTCAACCTGGCGACCTATGACTCGGGCGACACCTTCGACCAGTCCAAGGCGCAGGGCTTCATCGAGATCTTCGGCCTCTCGTCCAAGATCGCGGCCCGCCGCGACCTCGCCTGA
- a CDS encoding N-acetyltransferase: MNGITITTLAQRPELADRLWDMKDSWPEFAQHDSIAWLLYPRMTKELADYVLIATDGDAVVGRGYSVPFALHARGRGGQLPARGWDQVLMWAFSDLRLGVAPDTVSAIEITIATDRLGEGLSALMLAAMRDNARARGFAEVVAPVRPSGKPAEPDTPIEEYAYRTREDGLPYDPWLRVHARAGAVIDSVAPLSMTITGSLAQWREWTGLPFDATGPVRVPGALAPVRCELEQGYAVYVEPNVWVRHALDRPSTDPA, translated from the coding sequence ATGAACGGCATAACGATCACCACCCTTGCGCAGCGCCCCGAACTGGCCGACCGGCTCTGGGACATGAAGGACTCCTGGCCCGAGTTCGCCCAGCACGACTCGATCGCCTGGCTCCTCTACCCGCGGATGACCAAGGAGCTGGCCGACTACGTCCTGATCGCGACGGACGGCGACGCGGTGGTCGGCCGCGGGTACAGCGTGCCGTTCGCGCTGCACGCCCGGGGGCGCGGCGGGCAGCTGCCCGCCCGGGGCTGGGACCAGGTCCTCATGTGGGCCTTCTCCGACCTGAGGCTCGGCGTGGCCCCCGACACGGTGAGCGCCATCGAGATCACCATCGCCACCGACCGGCTGGGCGAGGGCCTGTCCGCGCTGATGCTGGCCGCGATGCGGGACAACGCACGCGCCCGCGGGTTCGCCGAGGTGGTGGCCCCCGTCCGGCCGAGCGGCAAGCCGGCCGAACCGGACACCCCGATCGAGGAGTACGCGTACCGCACGCGCGAGGACGGCCTCCCGTACGACCCGTGGCTACGGGTCCACGCCCGCGCCGGGGCGGTGATCGACTCGGTGGCCCCGCTGTCGATGACGATCACCGGCTCGCTCGCGCAGTGGCGGGAGTGGACCGGGCTGCCCTTCGACGCGACCGGCCCGGTCCGGGTGCCGGGGGCCCTGGCCCCGGTCCGCTGCGAGCTCGAACAGGGCTACGCGGTGTACGTGGAGCCGAACGTCTGGGTCCGCCACGCGCTGGACCGCCCGTCCACGGACCCGGCGTAG
- a CDS encoding histidine phosphatase family protein, protein MNVRVSLVAAARGSALLAERFDDDRPLDGAGWRAVESAAHGLVPLGAAELRYCSPSPRSRATGQALGYAPLAQPALRDCDMGRWRGLTLAEVAQREPGSVDLWLTDPLSAPHGGESLLAFISRIGGWLDTRPADDGAAIVAVAEPSVVRAALVYALRAAPLTYWNVDVRPLSTITLTGRSGDWHLSLQAPA, encoded by the coding sequence ATGAATGTTCGGGTTTCGCTCGTCGCCGCAGCCCGTGGTTCCGCGCTGCTCGCCGAGCGCTTCGACGACGACCGCCCGCTCGACGGGGCGGGCTGGCGCGCGGTCGAATCCGCCGCGCACGGACTCGTGCCCCTGGGCGCCGCCGAGCTCCGCTACTGCTCGCCCAGCCCGCGCAGCCGGGCCACCGGCCAGGCCCTCGGGTACGCGCCGCTCGCCCAGCCGGCGCTGCGTGACTGCGACATGGGCCGCTGGCGGGGGCTGACCCTGGCCGAGGTGGCGCAGCGCGAGCCGGGGTCGGTGGACCTCTGGCTCACCGACCCCCTCTCCGCGCCGCACGGCGGGGAATCCCTACTGGCCTTCATCTCCCGCATCGGCGGCTGGCTGGACACCCGGCCCGCCGACGACGGGGCCGCGATCGTGGCGGTGGCGGAGCCGTCGGTGGTCCGGGCGGCCCTGGTGTACGCGCTGAGAGCGGCTCCGCTGACGTACTGGAACGTCGACGTCCGCCCGCTGTCCACGATCACCCTGACGGGCCGTTCCGGCGACTGGCACCTCTCCCTCCAGGCACCCGCCTAA
- the argC gene encoding N-acetyl-gamma-glutamyl-phosphate reductase, protein MVVRVAVAGASGYAGGEVLRLLLSHPEVEIGALTGNSNAGQLFGTLQPHLVPLAGRTLEATTPEVLAGQGRRHDVVFLALPHGQSAAVAAQLGEDVLVVDMGADHRLKDAADWDAFYGAPHAGTWPYGLPELPGGRAALEGSKRIAVPGCFPTAVSLALFPAYAAQLAEPEAVIVAATGTSGAGKALKPHLLGSEVMGSVSPYGVGGGHRHIPEMVQNLSPIAGQKVSVSFTPTLVPMPRGILATCSAKALPGTTADSVRAAYEKAYADEPFVHLLPAGQWPATSSVYGSNAVQIQVAYDEAAQRIIAISAIDNLTKGTAGGAVQSMNIALGLPEATGLSTIGVAP, encoded by the coding sequence ATGGTGGTACGTGTAGCGGTGGCCGGAGCGAGCGGGTACGCGGGCGGAGAGGTCCTGCGTCTGCTGCTCTCCCACCCCGAGGTGGAGATCGGCGCGCTGACCGGCAACTCCAACGCCGGACAGCTCTTCGGCACCCTCCAGCCGCACCTGGTGCCGCTCGCCGGCCGGACCCTGGAGGCGACCACGCCCGAGGTCCTCGCAGGCCAGGGCCGTCGGCACGACGTCGTCTTCTTGGCGCTGCCCCACGGGCAGTCCGCCGCCGTCGCCGCCCAGCTCGGCGAGGACGTCCTCGTCGTCGACATGGGCGCCGACCACCGACTCAAGGACGCCGCCGACTGGGACGCGTTCTACGGAGCCCCGCACGCCGGCACCTGGCCGTACGGGCTCCCCGAGCTGCCCGGTGGCCGCGCCGCGCTGGAGGGGTCCAAGCGCATCGCGGTTCCCGGGTGCTTCCCGACCGCCGTATCCCTCGCCCTGTTCCCGGCCTACGCCGCGCAGCTGGCCGAGCCGGAGGCCGTGATCGTCGCCGCCACCGGCACCTCCGGCGCCGGCAAGGCGCTGAAGCCGCACCTGCTCGGCTCCGAGGTCATGGGCTCCGTCAGCCCGTACGGGGTGGGCGGCGGGCACCGGCACATCCCCGAGATGGTGCAGAACCTGAGCCCGATCGCCGGGCAGAAGGTCTCTGTCTCCTTCACGCCGACCCTCGTGCCGATGCCGCGCGGCATCCTGGCCACCTGCTCGGCCAAGGCGCTCCCCGGCACCACCGCCGACTCGGTGCGCGCCGCGTACGAGAAGGCTTACGCGGACGAGCCCTTCGTCCACCTGCTGCCCGCGGGCCAGTGGCCGGCGACCTCGTCCGTCTACGGTTCCAACGCCGTTCAGATCCAGGTCGCGTACGACGAGGCCGCACAGCGCATCATCGCGATCAGCGCCATCGACAACCTCACCAAGGGCACCGCAGGTGGCGCGGTGCAGAGCATGAACATCGCCCTCGGCCTTCCCGAGGCCACGGGTCTTTCCACGATCGGAGTCGCACCGTGA
- the argB gene encoding acetylglutamate kinase, producing MSDQTSNEKAGQPGAGTARKHTALPKAQILIEALPWLTRHNGKVVVIKFGGNAMIDEDLKAAFAQDVVFLRQAGLKPVVVHGGGPQINAQLDKQGLVSEFKAGLRVTTPEAMDVVRMVLAGQVQRELVGLLNEHGPLAVGMTGEDAHTITATRHTPEIDGELVDIGRVGEITAIDTGAIEALLADGRIPVISSIARSADDHHVYNVNADTAAAALAAALGAETLMVLTDVEGLYADWPNSDEVISRLTVGELEKLLPELSSGMVPKMEGCLHAVRGGVSTARVIDGRVPHSILLEIFTDEGIGTMVVPDARQGGAQ from the coding sequence ATGAGCGATCAGACCAGCAACGAGAAGGCCGGCCAGCCCGGCGCCGGTACCGCGCGCAAGCACACCGCGCTGCCCAAGGCGCAGATCCTCATCGAGGCGCTGCCCTGGCTCACCCGCCACAACGGCAAGGTCGTCGTCATCAAGTTCGGCGGCAACGCCATGATCGACGAGGACCTGAAGGCCGCCTTCGCTCAGGACGTCGTCTTCCTGCGCCAGGCCGGCCTCAAGCCGGTCGTGGTCCACGGCGGCGGCCCCCAGATCAACGCCCAGCTCGACAAGCAGGGTCTGGTCAGCGAGTTCAAGGCGGGCCTGCGCGTCACGACCCCGGAGGCCATGGACGTCGTACGGATGGTGCTGGCGGGCCAGGTCCAGCGCGAGCTGGTCGGGCTGCTCAACGAGCACGGACCGCTCGCCGTCGGCATGACCGGCGAGGACGCCCACACCATCACGGCCACCCGGCACACTCCGGAGATCGACGGCGAGCTCGTCGACATCGGCCGGGTCGGCGAGATCACCGCCATCGACACGGGCGCGATCGAGGCGCTGCTGGCGGACGGTCGGATCCCGGTCATCTCCTCCATCGCGCGCAGTGCCGACGACCACCACGTGTACAACGTCAACGCCGACACGGCGGCCGCGGCGCTCGCCGCCGCGCTGGGCGCCGAGACGCTGATGGTCCTCACGGACGTCGAGGGCCTCTACGCGGACTGGCCCAACAGCGACGAGGTCATCAGCCGGCTGACGGTCGGCGAGCTGGAGAAGCTGCTGCCCGAGCTGTCCAGCGGCATGGTCCCCAAGATGGAGGGCTGCCTGCACGCCGTCCGCGGCGGCGTGAGCACGGCCAGGGTGATCGACGGGCGGGTCCCGCACTCGATCCTGCTGGAGATCTTCACCGATGAGGGAATCGGCACGATGGTCGTGCCGGACGCACGGCAAGGGGGAGCGCAGTGA
- the argJ gene encoding bifunctional glutamate N-acetyltransferase/amino-acid acetyltransferase ArgJ, whose translation MSVTAAQGFTAAGVAAGIKANGNPDLALVVNHGPRLAAAGVFTSNRVKAAPVLWSEQVLRGAVVSAVVLNSGGANACTGPKGFQDTHATAEKVAQALGGDHNAGEVAVASTGLIGVLLPMDKLLPGIDTATQALSEDGGEAAAIAIKTTDTVHKTAVVTQGGWTVGGMAKGAGMLAPGLATMLVVLTTDADVDGGTLDKALRAATRTTFDRVDSDGCMSTNDTVLLLASGASGQVPAYEAFAEAVRTVCDDLARQLIGDAEGASKDIRIEVVGALTEGDAVEVGRSIARNNLLKCAIHGEDPNWGRVLSAIGTTRAAFDPDRLNVAINGVWVCKNGSVGEDRDLVSMKDREVHITADLATGSESAVIWANDLTAEYVHENSAYSS comes from the coding sequence GTGAGCGTCACGGCAGCACAGGGGTTCACCGCAGCGGGTGTCGCTGCGGGGATCAAGGCGAACGGCAACCCGGACCTGGCCCTCGTGGTGAACCACGGGCCGCGGCTGGCCGCGGCGGGCGTCTTCACCTCCAACCGCGTCAAGGCCGCGCCCGTCCTGTGGTCGGAGCAGGTCCTGCGCGGCGCCGTCGTCAGCGCCGTCGTCCTCAACTCCGGCGGCGCCAACGCCTGCACGGGCCCCAAGGGCTTCCAGGACACCCACGCCACCGCCGAGAAGGTCGCGCAGGCCCTCGGCGGTGACCACAACGCCGGTGAGGTCGCCGTCGCGTCCACCGGCCTGATCGGCGTCCTGCTCCCCATGGACAAACTGCTGCCGGGCATCGACACCGCGACGCAGGCCCTGTCCGAGGACGGTGGCGAGGCCGCCGCCATCGCCATCAAGACCACCGACACCGTGCACAAGACCGCCGTGGTGACGCAGGGGGGCTGGACCGTCGGCGGCATGGCCAAGGGCGCGGGCATGCTCGCCCCGGGCCTGGCCACGATGCTCGTCGTCCTCACCACCGACGCCGACGTGGACGGCGGCACCCTCGACAAGGCGCTGCGCGCCGCCACCCGCACCACCTTCGACCGGGTCGACTCCGACGGCTGCATGTCCACCAACGACACGGTGCTGCTGCTCGCTTCCGGTGCCTCCGGCCAGGTGCCGGCGTACGAGGCCTTCGCGGAGGCCGTCCGGACCGTCTGCGACGATCTCGCCCGCCAGCTGATCGGCGACGCCGAGGGAGCCAGCAAGGACATCCGCATCGAGGTCGTCGGCGCCCTCACCGAGGGGGACGCGGTCGAGGTCGGCCGGTCCATCGCCCGCAACAACCTGCTCAAGTGCGCCATCCACGGTGAGGACCCCAACTGGGGCCGGGTGCTCTCGGCGATCGGCACCACCCGGGCCGCGTTCGACCCGGACCGGCTGAACGTGGCCATCAACGGCGTCTGGGTCTGCAAGAACGGCTCGGTCGGCGAGGACCGCGACCTGGTCTCCATGAAGGACCGCGAGGTCCACATCACCGCGGACCTGGCCACAGGCTCCGAGTCCGCCGTGATCTGGGCCAACGACCTGACCGCCGAGTACGTCCACGAGAACAGCGCCTACTCCTCATGA
- a CDS encoding acetylornithine transaminase yields MTHDEESGNQRYAARWQGALTNNYGTPALALVRGEGAQVWDADGKQYTDFVGGIAVNALGHAHPAIVEAVTRQISTLGHVSNLYASEPVLALGERLLQLFGRPGRVFFCNSGAEAVEAAFKIGRLTGRTHMVATDGGFHGRTMGALALTGQPKKQGPFLPLPGEVTHVPYGDVEALRAAVTEETALVVIEPIQGENGVVVPPAGYLTAAREITRATGTLLVLDEVQTGIGRCGHWFEHQAHEGVEPDLVTLAKGLGGGLPIGAVVAFGSAADLLQPGQHGTTFGGNPVACAAGLAVIDTIAAEGLLDQVKARGERLRSGIEATGHPLVSHVRGEGLLLGIVLTGPLAPQVQRAAQDAGFLVNAPAPDVVRLMPPYVLSEAEADAFVQALPGILEAADGDGHTGE; encoded by the coding sequence GTGACGCACGACGAGGAGAGCGGCAACCAGCGGTACGCCGCCCGCTGGCAGGGCGCGCTGACCAACAACTACGGCACGCCCGCGCTGGCCCTCGTACGCGGCGAAGGCGCCCAGGTCTGGGACGCGGACGGCAAGCAGTACACCGACTTCGTCGGCGGCATCGCGGTCAACGCCCTCGGCCACGCCCACCCGGCGATCGTCGAGGCCGTGACCCGGCAGATCTCCACCCTCGGCCACGTCTCCAACCTGTACGCCTCCGAGCCGGTCCTCGCGCTGGGCGAGCGGCTGCTCCAGTTGTTCGGCCGCCCCGGACGGGTTTTCTTCTGCAACTCCGGTGCCGAGGCCGTCGAGGCCGCCTTCAAGATCGGCCGGCTGACCGGGCGTACGCACATGGTCGCCACCGACGGCGGCTTCCACGGCCGGACCATGGGCGCCCTCGCGCTCACCGGCCAACCGAAGAAGCAGGGCCCCTTCCTGCCGCTTCCGGGCGAGGTCACCCACGTCCCGTACGGCGACGTCGAGGCCCTGCGGGCCGCGGTCACCGAAGAGACCGCGCTCGTGGTCATCGAGCCGATCCAGGGTGAGAACGGCGTCGTCGTGCCGCCGGCCGGCTATCTGACGGCCGCGCGGGAGATCACCCGGGCCACCGGCACCCTGCTCGTCCTCGACGAGGTGCAGACCGGGATCGGGCGGTGCGGCCACTGGTTCGAACACCAGGCCCACGAAGGCGTCGAGCCCGATCTCGTCACGCTCGCGAAGGGTCTGGGCGGCGGACTGCCGATCGGCGCGGTGGTCGCCTTCGGGTCGGCCGCGGACCTGCTCCAGCCCGGCCAGCACGGCACCACCTTCGGTGGGAACCCCGTCGCCTGCGCCGCCGGACTCGCCGTCATCGACACCATCGCCGCCGAGGGCTTGCTCGACCAGGTCAAGGCGCGCGGGGAGCGGCTGCGCTCCGGAATCGAGGCTACCGGGCACCCGCTCGTCTCCCATGTCCGTGGTGAGGGCCTTCTCCTGGGTATCGTGCTGACCGGGCCGCTCGCACCACAGGTGCAGCGGGCGGCCCAAGATGCCGGATTCCTGGTCAACGCGCCCGCCCCCGACGTCGTACGGCTCATGCCCCCGTACGTGCTCTCCGAGGCCGAGGCGGACGCGTTCGTCCAGGCACTGCCCGGCATTCTCGAAGCAGCCGACGGGGACGGACATACCGGGGAATGA
- a CDS encoding L,D-transpeptidase: protein MRTALVTGSLIVTSLLAQGPYGPAPLPARLSDTGGGSQLITAVAPAPGSTTGRVTWWDRWAGHWYEAGSAEARFGANGLTEGATRTQGTNTTPTGLYDLPYAFGIHRAPAGTRLRYRKVTDRSWWCQDNASGSYNRWVEPLPADCAPGEAEHLVAYEEQYAHALVVGFNYDQPVHGRGAGIFLHVNGKGATAGCVSVPERAMRAILRWAEPGRRPHIAIGTREGALAVTRY from the coding sequence CTGCGTACCGCTCTCGTCACCGGCTCACTGATCGTCACCAGCCTGCTCGCGCAGGGCCCGTACGGGCCCGCGCCGCTGCCGGCCCGGCTGTCCGACACGGGCGGCGGCAGTCAGCTGATCACCGCCGTCGCGCCCGCGCCCGGCTCCACCACGGGGCGGGTGACCTGGTGGGACCGGTGGGCGGGGCATTGGTACGAAGCCGGTAGCGCCGAGGCGCGCTTCGGCGCGAACGGCCTGACCGAGGGCGCGACCCGCACCCAGGGCACGAACACGACGCCGACGGGCCTGTACGACCTCCCGTACGCCTTCGGGATCCACCGCGCACCCGCCGGGACGCGGTTGCGGTACCGGAAGGTGACGGACCGCTCGTGGTGGTGCCAGGACAACGCCTCGGGCAGCTACAACCGCTGGGTGGAGCCGCTGCCCGCGGACTGCGCACCGGGCGAGGCGGAGCACCTGGTGGCGTACGAGGAGCAGTACGCGCACGCGCTGGTCGTCGGCTTCAACTACGATCAGCCGGTGCACGGCCGGGGCGCGGGCATCTTCCTGCACGTCAACGGCAAGGGTGCGACGGCCGGTTGCGTGTCCGTGCCGGAGCGGGCGATGCGGGCGATCCTGCGCTGGGCCGAACCGGGCCGCCGCCCGCACATCGCGATCGGCACCCGGGAGGGGGCCCTCGCCGTGACCCGCTACTAG
- a CDS encoding alkyl/aryl-sulfatase, with translation MHASSGDAEAVVAEANEAALRRTAFDDTRDLENERRGFLGTVAEAAIRDADGRVVWDLGAYRFLDEDCPPTAHPSLWRQSRLVAGHGLFEVVPGIYQVRGFDLSNMTLVEGERGILVIDPLVSTETAAAALALYRRHRGERPVTGVLYTHSHVDHFGGVKGVVGPEEVAAGVPVIAPAGFLEHAVSENVYAGTAMSRRAAYMYGAALPKGPRGQIGSGLGTTTSAGTVTLVPPSLDITRTGQSETVDGIRMVFQMTPGTEAPAELNVHFPDHAALCTAENATHTLHNLLTLRGAQVRDPHDWAHYLTEAVQLFGAATDVVFASHHWPVWGRENALAFLSEQRDLYAYLHDQTLRMLNQGLTGLEIAEQMRLPPTLERAWHTHGYYGSVSHNAKAVYQRYMGWFDGNPAHLWAHPPVEAATRYVDFMGGAEEVLRRAHQSYAQGDFRWVAEVVHHVLFADPANAEARALQADALEQLGYGSENGTWRNFYLTGALELREGSVGTPASSVSEDILGALTLEQLFDSLAIRVDGPRSWDADVTVRWRLVDGGDPLTLRLRNGVLTHVRGLGPAAAEPDVEITLDEPALRSLLLGRAGLGELVAEGRARVSGDPARLAELTGHLDEPDPGFAIVTP, from the coding sequence GTGCACGCTTCTTCCGGGGATGCCGAGGCCGTCGTCGCCGAGGCCAACGAGGCCGCGCTGCGGCGCACGGCGTTCGACGACACCCGCGACCTGGAGAACGAGCGCCGCGGGTTCCTCGGAACGGTCGCGGAGGCCGCCATCCGGGACGCGGACGGCCGCGTGGTGTGGGACCTGGGCGCCTACCGCTTCCTGGACGAGGACTGTCCGCCCACCGCCCATCCCAGCCTGTGGCGCCAGAGCAGGCTGGTCGCGGGGCACGGGCTGTTCGAGGTCGTCCCGGGGATCTACCAGGTGCGCGGGTTCGACCTGTCGAACATGACCCTGGTGGAGGGCGAGCGCGGCATCCTGGTCATCGATCCGCTGGTCTCGACGGAAACCGCCGCCGCCGCACTCGCGCTGTACCGCCGCCACCGCGGGGAGCGCCCCGTCACCGGCGTGCTCTACACGCACAGCCACGTCGACCACTTCGGCGGCGTCAAGGGCGTGGTCGGCCCCGAGGAGGTCGCGGCCGGGGTGCCGGTGATCGCGCCGGCGGGGTTCCTGGAGCACGCCGTCAGCGAGAACGTCTACGCCGGCACCGCCATGAGCCGCCGCGCCGCGTACATGTACGGCGCGGCCCTGCCCAAAGGTCCGCGCGGGCAGATCGGCTCGGGGCTGGGCACCACCACGTCGGCGGGCACCGTCACCCTCGTCCCGCCGTCGCTCGACATCACGCGCACCGGACAGAGCGAGACCGTGGACGGCATCCGGATGGTCTTCCAGATGACCCCGGGGACCGAGGCGCCGGCCGAGCTCAACGTCCACTTCCCGGACCACGCGGCCCTGTGCACCGCGGAGAACGCCACCCACACCCTGCACAACCTGCTCACCCTGCGTGGAGCCCAGGTCCGCGACCCCCACGACTGGGCCCACTACCTGACCGAGGCCGTCCAGCTCTTCGGCGCCGCCACCGACGTCGTGTTCGCCTCGCACCACTGGCCGGTCTGGGGCCGCGAGAACGCCCTCGCCTTCCTTTCCGAGCAGCGCGACCTGTACGCCTACCTGCACGACCAGACGCTTCGGATGCTCAACCAGGGACTCACCGGTCTGGAGATCGCCGAGCAGATGCGGCTGCCGCCGACGCTGGAGCGCGCCTGGCACACCCACGGCTACTACGGCTCCGTCAGCCACAACGCCAAGGCCGTCTACCAGCGGTACATGGGCTGGTTCGACGGCAACCCGGCCCACCTGTGGGCCCACCCGCCCGTCGAGGCAGCCACCCGGTACGTCGATTTCATGGGCGGCGCCGAGGAGGTGCTGCGGCGCGCCCACCAGTCCTACGCGCAGGGCGACTTCCGCTGGGTCGCCGAGGTCGTCCACCACGTCCTGTTCGCCGACCCCGCCAACGCCGAGGCCCGAGCCCTCCAGGCGGACGCCCTGGAGCAGCTCGGCTACGGCAGCGAGAACGGCACCTGGCGCAACTTCTACCTCACCGGCGCCCTCGAACTGCGCGAAGGCTCCGTCGGCACCCCCGCCAGCAGCGTCTCCGAGGACATCCTGGGCGCCCTGACCCTGGAGCAGCTCTTCGACTCCCTGGCCATCCGTGTCGACGGCCCGCGCAGCTGGGACGCCGACGTCACCGTCCGATGGCGCCTCGTCGACGGCGGTGACCCCCTCACCCTGCGCCTGAGGAACGGCGTGCTCACGCACGTGCGGGGCCTCGGGCCGGCCGCCGCGGAACCCGATGTCGAGATCACCCTGGACGAGCCCGCGCTGCGCAGCCTCCTGCTGGGCCGGGCCGGCCTCGGGGAACTGGTCGCCGAGGGCCGCGCCCGGGTCAGCGGCGACCCGGCCCGGCTCGCGGAGCTGACCGGCCACCTCGACGAACCCGACCCCGGCTTCGCGATCGTCACGCCCTGA
- a CDS encoding pyridoxamine 5'-phosphate oxidase family protein — MGKLHERIDGRLRTFIEEQPVFFTATAPLAGDGHVNLSPKGRAGTLVVIDEQTLAYLDFGGSGAETIAHVRENGRITLMWCAFSGPPNIVRIHGEGEAVFRDDPRWGELIALFGSADGPAARAVIVVRARRIADVCGYAVPFMEYQGERTLHAEYFGRKTDEEFGEYCEKKVAVSVDGLPALPVPLPPRTV; from the coding sequence ATGGGAAAACTTCACGAACGTATCGACGGTCGGCTGCGCACGTTCATCGAGGAGCAGCCGGTCTTCTTCACGGCCACCGCGCCGCTCGCCGGTGACGGCCACGTCAACCTGTCTCCCAAGGGTCGCGCGGGAACCCTCGTCGTCATCGACGAGCAGACCCTGGCCTATCTGGACTTCGGCGGCAGCGGCGCCGAAACCATCGCCCACGTCCGCGAGAACGGCCGGATCACGCTGATGTGGTGCGCGTTCAGCGGCCCGCCGAACATCGTGCGCATCCACGGCGAGGGCGAGGCCGTCTTCCGCGACGACCCGCGCTGGGGCGAGCTGATCGCCCTGTTCGGGTCGGCCGACGGGCCCGCCGCGCGGGCGGTCATCGTGGTCCGGGCCCGCCGGATCGCCGATGTGTGCGGGTACGCCGTCCCCTTCATGGAGTACCAGGGGGAGCGCACCCTGCACGCCGAGTACTTCGGCCGCAAGACGGACGAGGAGTTCGGCGAGTACTGCGAGAAGAAGGTCGCAGTGAGCGTCGACGGCCTGCCTGCGCTGCCCGTGCCCCTTCCACCCCGTACGGTCTGA
- a CDS encoding arginine repressor: MSQAQDHEQWGSPRNDSGGGPSVPQTRTARHRRIVDILNRQPVRSQSQLAKLLADDGLSVTQATLSRDLDELGAVKIRNTGGELIYAVPSEGGFRTPQAPLGESAKEERMRRLSGELLISAEASANLVVLRTPPGAAQFLASAIDQAELREILGTIAGDDTLMLISRDPSGGQALADHLLRLAQKEG; this comes from the coding sequence ATGAGCCAGGCGCAGGACCACGAGCAGTGGGGCTCCCCCCGGAACGACTCCGGGGGAGGGCCTTCGGTTCCGCAGACCCGCACCGCCCGCCACCGCCGGATCGTGGACATCCTCAACCGGCAGCCGGTCCGCTCGCAGAGCCAGCTGGCCAAGCTGCTCGCCGACGACGGGCTGAGCGTCACCCAGGCGACGCTCTCCCGCGACCTCGACGAGCTCGGCGCGGTGAAGATCCGCAACACCGGCGGCGAGCTGATCTACGCGGTGCCCAGCGAGGGCGGATTCCGCACCCCGCAGGCCCCGCTCGGCGAGTCGGCGAAGGAGGAGCGCATGCGGCGCCTCTCCGGTGAACTGCTGATCTCGGCGGAGGCCTCCGCGAACCTCGTGGTCCTGCGCACCCCGCCCGGCGCGGCCCAGTTCCTCGCCTCGGCGATCGACCAGGCCGAACTCCGCGAGATCCTCGGCACGATCGCCGGAGACGACACGCTGATGTTGATCAGCCGCGACCCGTCGGGCGGCCAGGCCCTCGCGGACCACCTGCTGCGCCTGGCGCAGAAGGAGGGCTGA